A portion of the Streptomyces platensis genome contains these proteins:
- a CDS encoding TetR/AcrR family transcriptional regulator, translated as MLRMVSARTPATAPPGTPKIGLRERKKIQTREAIRRAAYRLFEAQGYEATPIDQIAEAADVSPSTVFRYFPTKEDIVLTDEYDTVWEAGLRARPTDEPMVESMRRVAVEALRELTAADRGELVQRIQLVRDVPAIRGRTAENIARDTALISAVLAERTGRPADDLELRVISAAILAALQEAMLSWVAGGQRAELEALVHRTMDVLARGLTL; from the coding sequence ATGCTGCGCATGGTTTCCGCACGTACCCCTGCCACCGCGCCGCCCGGAACACCGAAGATCGGGCTGCGGGAGCGGAAGAAGATCCAGACCCGGGAGGCGATCCGGCGGGCCGCCTACCGGCTCTTCGAGGCGCAGGGGTACGAGGCGACCCCCATCGACCAGATCGCCGAGGCCGCCGATGTCTCGCCGAGCACGGTCTTCCGCTACTTCCCGACCAAGGAAGACATCGTGCTCACGGACGAGTACGACACCGTGTGGGAGGCCGGGCTGCGGGCCCGTCCCACGGACGAGCCGATGGTCGAATCGATGCGGCGGGTCGCGGTCGAGGCGCTGCGCGAGCTCACCGCCGCGGACCGCGGCGAACTCGTCCAGCGCATCCAGCTGGTCCGCGACGTACCCGCCATCCGGGGCCGTACGGCGGAGAACATCGCCCGGGACACCGCGTTGATCAGCGCGGTGCTGGCGGAGCGCACCGGCCGCCCGGCCGACGATCTGGAGCTGCGGGTGATCAGCGCCGCGATCCTGGCCGCACTCCAGGAGGCGATGCTGAGCTGGGTCGCGGGCGGTCAGCGCGCCGAACTGGAGGCGCTGGTCCACCGGACGATGGATGTGCTGGCGCGGGGCCTCACACTCTGA